The sequence TCGGGAGAAAATGGACAGGTCCAATGCCAAATTGCAAGTGGCTCTCCCTTCAGACTAGATTCCTCTTTGCAGAACTATTACAGATTGCTCACTCAGCAGCCGCTCGATCGCGAAAATGCCTCAAAGCACCACGTTACAATCGTGTGTCGTGATAGAGGAACCCCTTCTCTCACGTCCAATAAATCCATCCGGGTGGAGGTTTCCGATATAAATGATAACGCGCCCCGCTTTACGCAGCCGTCGTACACAGCCTATGTGATGGAGAACAACGTTATTGGCTCTTCTATCTTCTCAGTCACTGCTTTTGATCCCGATTTAAACCACAACTCTCGATTGTCCTACTCCATCCTGGAAACTCGGGATCAGGACTTGCCAATATCCGCTTATGTGCATATTAATTCAGAAACTGGTGTCATATATTCTCAGAGAACTTTTGACTATGAGCAGCTCAAAAACTTTCAGATCCGGGTGCGAGCACAGGACTCTGGGACTGTACCACTGACTAGCAACGTTTCAGTCGACATTACAATCCTGGACCAAAATGACAATGCGCCAGTCATCACACACCcatcaccacagtatgggtctacggCGCTGGAGACTGTATCGCGGTTGGCCGAGCCAGGTTACCTGGTTGCTAAAGTATCCGCAACCGACGGAGATTCTGGGCAGAATGCTCGCCTCACTTACCAGATTTATCAGGCTACCGACCCGGGACTTTTTACCATTTCAGCGGACTCTGGGGAAATATGGACAATCCGTCACATTCTGGACAAGGATCCCAGAAAGCAAAGGTTGGTCATTGTTGTAAAAGACAACGGGGCGCCTTCGCTTTCAGCTACAATGACCATCATTATATCAGTGGAGGAAAGTAAAACAGAAATGCTCTCCGACGTGGACAGTTTATCTGAGGAGCCTGTTATTGCTTCGAATACAAGCTTTTACTTAGTCGTATCTTTGGGGTTAATTTCGGTCATTTTTCTAGTGATTTTAGTCATCCTCGCTATTCAGGTTCACAGAAACAGACATGGCTTTAATGGGGGTAACTCTGGCCAGGGCACGTGTTGCTGCTTAGAGGCAAGAACTCAAAAGGCCAGCAGGAGCCTGCAGATACCTCCGAACTACGTTGAAGTGTTTGGGGGTGATCCACTTTCTCAGAGTTTCCGCTACGAGACCTGTTCAAATTCGGAGACCATCAAGAGAGACTTCATGTTTCGCAACATGTACAGTTCGTCTGCAGGCAAGAATAATGTCAATACCGAACAAATCCCAACGGCATCGAATTCTGCTAAATGTACAAACACTGTAAATAGCGAGGTGAGACGCCCGTCTAAAAGGGGGAAACAAATATGTTTGATTCGGATATACACATGTCGACTTAAGGATTTCAACACGTGGAGATGAGGAGACGAGAGAGATACCTACGTAATCTATCAATATTCCTCGCTATTTAAGTTCTTGGTCATCATTTCTGGGCCAGGCTCAAAGCCAGAGGCTCCGTTACCATTTACTTTATAATTAATACATGATATTTATAGTTTTAATTGTTATAATGCATAAACTGATTGTTAACCTGCATTGCAACATAAGCTAGGTTACAATGAAATCAATAATTACAGAAAAATCGTCAACACCTTATAACAGTAGAACTGATAAATTGCTACCTGGATTAATCTAACTAACTAACACACAATCTCCAGAATTGTGCTTTGTATGAGGTCCTCCAAACGTGGCGCATGGTTAACAtgcaccgagtgcaatgtagccaaatatgctgatgatacaaagataggtgggaaagtgttttgaggaggatgcaaagaatctgcaaaggaatatagataggctaagtgagtgggaacaaatttggcagatggagtataatgttggaaaatgtgaggttatcaactttaataggaaaaataaaaaagcgaattattatttatgtggagagagattataaaatattatggtacagagggatctggaggtccttgtacatgaaacataaaaagttagcatgcagatacagcaagtaattaggaaggcaaatagaatgttggcctttattgcaagggggatggagtataaaagtagcagagtcctgctacaactgtataagaGTATTGTTcagaccacacgtggagtactgcatacggttttggtatccttatttaaggagggatatacttgcattggaagctgttcagagaaggttcacgaggttgattcctgagatgaaggtgttgtctgtcatatgaagaaaggttgagcaatttgggcctatactcattggagtttcgaagactgagaggtaatcttattgaaacatataatatttcgAGGGgacgtgacagggtagatgcagagaggatatttccccttgtggggaaatctagaattaagggcatagtttcagaataggaggtcgctcatttaagatggagatgaggagtaatttcttctctcagagagtcgtgaatctttggaattctctaccccagaaagctgtgtcattcaatatattcaaggcagagacaaACAGATTTTTGACCTACAGGGAGCTGAaatattatggggaacaggcagcaaagtggagttgagaccaagatcaaatcagccatgatcttattgaatgcagagcaggctcgagggaccaaatggctactcctgctcctatttcttaagcatGCATCTGTTACTCGCCAGAAATTGCTGTACCATAACTTACCTCGAGCGCATTAGCCttgccgttattttgacagcaaattctgcccTATGGTTTGTTTAATTGTTTACTAGAGAAAACAAATTAAAAATATTAAACGAAAGGGGtggaaatatttttggttgtacaaCCATAAATATTGCTTTTACGCAGAGCCTTACAAGGCCTTTCTAGCTTTAAGCAATGCTCGGCGCAGCGATTGGTCGAATGTGAACATGCTTACGTTCACCAATCAGAAGCTCGAAGTTGCCTGGAGATCCCTCTTCCACATTCGCGTAAGATCAGCTACGGTGTCAAAATGGACAGCAAGCTGCGTGACGGTATATTAGGATTTGAACATGCATCTATGGATGATTTTAGAAGAAATAAGGACATGTGTCACAAATAATGTCAGGATTTGCAGACAGGGCAGGTATTTTTGCAAATTATAGCTCTGTTAAAGAGATATATAAAGAGGTATATTGAGACGAGTTAGCGAACGGAGCAGTGCTGCGCTGAAATATTTGAAATGTTTTTCGCTGGAAATGGGATTTAATAGAAAATATTGGTTGATAAAATGGCAACTGTTGTACTGTGTGTTCCCCTTCTGTGTACTGGTTTCGGGACAGATTCGTTATTCGATTCCTGAAGAATTGCAACTGGGCGCCTTTGTTGGGAATGTCGCCTCCGATTTGGGTTTAGATGTGAAAGAGCTCTCAGCTCGCAATTTTCGGATTGTGCCCGGTCCCAGGAAAAGGTATTTGGATGTAAATTTAAACAATGGAATTTTGTTCGTGAAGGAAAAAATTGACAGAGAACAGCTTTGTGGGTCGAGCCTCACTTGCATATTGCCTATGGAGGCTGTGATCGAAAATCCTTTGAACGTCTACCGAGTTGAAGTGGCGATTCGGGATGTAAATGACAACGCTCCCAGTTTTCCAAAGAGCCAGATCCGTCTGGAAATCTCGGAAGTGGCGGCGACGGGAGCGCGCTTCCCTCTCGAGTGCGCGCACGACCCGGACGTTGGAACCAACTCCCTACAAAACTACCAGCTGGTTGGAAACCAGTACTTCGCCCTCGACATTGAGACGCGCAATGGGGACGAGAAGCTGCCAGTGTTAATGCTGCAAAGGCCACTGGACAGAGAGGAAGTGTCGAGCCACAGGTTAGAGCTTATTGCCAAAGACGGTGGGGTGCCTCCCAGGTCCAGCACTGCTCAAATTATAATCGCGGTGCAGGACGCCAATGACAACTCTCCTGTCTTCTCCCAGTCGGTGTCTAGGGTCAGCCTGAATGAAAACCTGCTCAAAGGAACATTGGTGATCAAACTTAATGCAACTGACTTGGATGATGGGTCTAATGGGGAGATTGAGTATACGTTTACTCGTCATACCTCAGCGGCAGTACGTGAACTGTTTGGCTTGGATTCCAAAACTGGGGAAATCCGAGTGAAAGGGAACTTGGACTATGAAGAAAACGGTGCTTTTGAGATCAATGTTCAAGCAATGGATAAGGGTCCTACCGCAGTACCTGTGTACTGCCATGTACACGTGGACATTGCTGACGTGAATGATAACTCACCTGAGGTGTTGGTGACATCTTTGTTCAGTCCAGTTCGCGAAGACGCGCTGCCCGGCACTGTGATCGCTCTGATTAGTACCACAGATAAAGACTCGGGAGAAAATGGACAAGTTCGTTGTCAAATCCCAAGTGACCTTCCCTTTAAATTGAATTCTCCCTTAAAGAACTATTACAAATTGCTCACCCGGGAACAACTGGACCGCGAAAACATCTCCAAGCACGAGGTCACTATAACCTGTAGCGATTCAGGATCGACCCCTCTTTCTTCCAACAGAAGCTTGCAGGTGGAGATCTCAGATGTAAATGACAACGCGCCACGCTTTAAACAGTCCTCATACACCGCCTATGTGACGGAGAACAATGTTGTCGGAGCCTCTATCTTCTCAGTGACAGCTTCTGATCCGGATTTTAACCAGAACGCCCGACTATCTTATTCCATTCCGAGGCAGCAGGTCCAGGGCGAGTcggtgaccacctatctgtctattAATTCGGTGAATGGAGTCATATTTTCTCAGAGGACGTTTGATTACGAGGAACTCAAAAGCATTCAGATCCAGGTTCAGGCGCGGGACTCCGGAGTCCCACCACTCACCAGCAACGTTTCGGTGGATGTCGTTATCCTCGACCAGAACGACAATGCTCCAGTGATCCTGCACCCACTACCTGAGTATGGGTCAACAGTAATGGAGACACTATCTCGCTTCGCGGAACCAGGCTACCTAGTGACCAAGGTGTCTGCCATCGACGCAGACTCTGGCCAGAACGCTCGCCTGTCTTACCAGATTCTTCAGGCGACTGACCCTGGGCTTTTCACGATATCACCGGACACAGGCGAAATCTGGACAATCCGTGGCATGGTGGACAAAGACGCGACGAAGCAAAGGCTAACAATAGTGGTAAAAGACAACGGGGCGCCGCCGCTTTCAGCttccctgtccctcagtttgtcggTGGTCGATGGGGATACACAGCTGCTTTCTGATGTCAGTAGTTTGACTGAGGATTCCGGGTTCGCTTCCGGTTTGAGCTATTACTTGGTGATATCTTTAGGGATAACTTCGTCCATTTTTCTGGTGGTTTTGATTATCCTCGCTGTGAAGGTGCATAAGAGCAGAACTGGGCTTGGCCTTTACAGCTGTTGCTGTTGCAAATCAAAAAATTCGCTCAATGGGATTCAAAAAGCCAGCAGAAACATTCAGATCCCTCCGAATTATGTGGAGGTGTTCGGAGGTGACCCGCTTTCTCAAAGTTTCCGCTACGAGACATATTCAACTTTAGATTCGACCAAGAGAGACTCCGCCTTTCCCCACATGTGCAATTCAGCTGCATTGACATATCACGTCAGGGGTGAATATATTGAGAAAGGAAAAAGTCCACAAACATCGCCTTCTACCAATTATAGAAACATTGTAAATAGTGAGGTGAGGCGCTCCTTTAAAAGGGAATAAATAGATACCTCATAAGTTTGATTGGATACACTTAAATGCAAAGGAGAATTCCAATACAGAGTTGATTATTTCTGTGTGGTAATGTGAAGTTGAATGTGGTGCTAATTGTTATTTCATTGTGTCTTTGAAACTAGCAACGTATTATGTAGTGGTGCCCCCCTGGGGGCTTTCAACATTATTTACGATTGAGGCACTATCCTCATTGAAGAGCGTTCCTCCCAATTGAAAAGAATGCACAATGTCGTTATAATGTGTATCACAGAAAAATAATAATGGCATAAGAGAAATAAAACGAAAACTCGGTTACCTTTTTAACCGAGAAATAAGAAAATATCTACAGTTATTAGCATTACTTCAAGTGGATAATTGCGTATAATGATGCACTGAATTTAAATTTGATCAGGAAAAAATTGTAACAGGCGTGTTTCGTAATATTGTATTTGTTGACGATATGCTAACATTACCTATGTTGACATCACAGTTCAGAGGTCAAAGCTATATGTAAGAATAAGACAAGTGAATCTGATGTATTTAGCATAGGGTTGAAAGAGCTCAATTAGGGGTTCTAGCTAAAGCTGCACCGTATCGAGTTAAGGAAGCATGCGTCGAGGCCTGTGTTTTGTAGGGAATATATAAATAGATGGTACTTAAGTTATTCTTCATGAGACTTTTCATTAAATTATTTGTGTAGGAATAATTAAATatctaaaataatgaaaaggaggcTGGTTAAAATTTTGATTGTACAGCGGTAAATGTTTATTTTCTAAGGCTGGCGCAAGCCTGCCAGCTTTAAGAAATGCTGTCTATTGTGATTGGCTGAAGACGAATGTGGCTCCATTCGCCAATCAGAAGCTGAATGGTGACGAGAGATCCCGACTGCCTTTTTCCCTTCCTATCCGCCATCACATCTGATCAGATACTGTGTGGAATTTCATAGCGAGCTCCGCGACATTGCGCCAGGTTCTGTATGACCAATTATTGGTGATTTTTAGAACATTTCTCACAAATAATCTCGGAGATTTATCACAACTACAGGTATTTTTGGTACAATGTTGCTCTTTATTTTGGATTTTAAAAATATGACTCATAATCACTTTATTCCAAGGAATAATTGAGCAGCGCTGTGACGTGCTGAAGCAGTTGGAATGCTTTGTGCTGGCAATGGGATTTGATGAAATATATTGTTTGTTAAAATGGCAACTGTTATTCTGCTCCTGGAATCTGGTATCAGGGCAGATTCGCTATTCGGTTCCTGAAGAACTGCAGCTGGGCGCCTTTGTTGGGAATCTCGCCGCCGATTTGGGTCTAGATGTAAAGCAGCTCTCGGCTCGGAATTTTCGGATTGTGCCCGGTCCCAGGAAACAGCACTTCGGCGTAAATTTAGACAATGGGATTTTACTTGTGAAGGAGAAAATTGACAGAGAACTGCTGTGTGGATCAAGCCTCGGTTGCGGATTGACTTTGGAGGCTGTGATTGACGAGCCTCTGAATGTGTATCATGTCGAGGTGGAGATCCAGGATATAAACGACAACGCTCCTCATTTTCCAAAGGGGCAGTTCCGTTTGGAAATATCCGAGTTGGCGGCTCCGGGAGCGCGCTTCCCTCTGGAGTCCGCCTACGATCCGGATGTGGGCACCAATTCCTTGCAAAGCTACCAGTTGGCGCCTAACCAGTATTTTGAGCTGGATGTGCAGTCTCGCAGTGAGGACGGTAAACTCCCAGTTCTAGTAATGGAGAGACCTCTGGACAGAGAACAGCAGCCCACCCTTCAGTTGCTGCTGACGGCCACCGACGGGGGCATTCCAGGGAGGTCGGGCACTGCACAGATTATCATCCAGGTGCTGGATGCCAACGACAACATGCCCACTTTTAGCCAGTCGCTTTACAGAGTCAGTTTGTTAGAGAATGTGCCCACAGGAACGTTAGTGGTCAAAGTGAAAGCTACGGATCTGGACGAAGGTTCCAATGGAGAAATAGTCTATGCTTTTGGGAGCCACGCTTCTGTTAAAGTGCGGGAACTATTCAGTGTGGACCACAAAACGGGAGAGATTAGAGTTAAAGAACATCTGGATTTTGAAACAGCGAAAGAGTTGGAGATTAGCGTGCAAGCTGTCGACAAGGGTTCCTTTTCTGTGCCTGTGTATTGCGATGTACTAGTGAAAATCGTTGATGTGAATGATAATGCGCCGGAGGTAGCAGTGACGTCTTTGTCCAGTTCAGTCCCTGAAAATGTCCTGCCCGGGACTGTAATAGCCTTAATCAGCGTAACCGATTCGGATGTGGGAGAGAATGGAAACATCCACTGCCAGATCCCAAATAGCCTTCCTTTCAAACTAGATTCAACATTTAAGAACTACTATCGATTGCTCACCAGAGATTTACTAGATCGCGAAATGGTATCTCAATATGGCATCACCATTACCTGCACGGATGCTGGTTCGCCCGCGCTCACCACTAACAAAAACATTCAGCTAAAGATCTCGGATATAAACGACAGTGCCCCACGTTTCTCCCAGACTTCATACACCGCCTATGTGACAGAGAACAATGCCATTGGTCGTTCGATCTACACGGTGTCAGCTTTTGATGCAGATTTAAATCAGAACGCCAAACTGTCCTATTCTATTTTAAAGACTCTCTCCGGCGACGTTCCTGCATCTGATTGGCTCTCTATCAATTCAGACAGTGGCATCATATCTGCTGAGCGTTCTTTTGACTACGAAGAACTGAAGAGGTTTCAGATCCAGGTCCAAGCCGTGGACGCTGGGGTTCCACCGATGAGCAGTCGTGTGTCAGTGGATGTGGTCATCCTCGATCAGAATGACAATGCCCCGGTCATCCTATCCCCACGACCAGAGTATGACTCGACAGCGGTAGAGACAGTATCTAGATCCGCAGAGCCGGGTTACCTGGTGACCAAGGTCTCAGCTGAAGATGCCGATTCGGGCCCCAACGCAAGGCTTTCTTATCAACTGGCTCAGGCTACTGACTCTGGTCTGTTCACTATTGCGCCAGACACAGGCGAGATCTGGACAATCCGTGGCGTCGTGGACAGAGATGTAACGAAACAACGCCTGGTTATCCTGGTTAAAGACAACGGGATCCCACCACTTACTGCCACAATTAATATAATCTTAACATTTGCAGACAGTGATGCAGAAATTCTCTCTGAAGCCAGTAGTCTGTCTGAAGATCTCGGATTCCCTTCAGACGTAAGCCTTTACTTAGTCATAGCTTTAGGAACCATCTCCACCGTTTTCCTGGTGATTTTGGTTGTCCTAGCTGTTAAGGTCCACAGAAGTAGGGACATTTTTAACCGCCACAGCTGCTCTCTGGACAGGTGCTGCTGCTTGGGATCAACACACCAACACGGAATACAAAAAGCCAGTATAAACCTGCAGATCCCCCCGAATTATGTTGAAGTGTTTGGCCGTGATCCTCTGTCTCAGAACTTTTGTTACGAGGTATGTTCCACATCGGATAAAAATAGTGGCAACACATTTGATTCGAAGTCCAACCCGCAACGGGCAACCGCGTCCCAAATGACATTAATGTGACAAGAAGATATTTTCAGCCTTCAAATGATGTAAATAATAGGACCATTTTATCCAATGGGGTTAAATACATCGTGCATCAACCGATTCTCCAGCCCCGACATTTGATCTGTGCATGTCCCCTAATTCTCTCAATGTCAACAATTACAGAATATCTATATATTGGTCTTCTGTGTGCAGCATAATTAAATTCTTGCCACCAAGGAAAGTTTCCCTCGCTTCTATTCTGACTTCCCCAAGTGCAAGTTATTTTGTAATATTTAATTTGGCAAAAATGTAAACAGAATTGATCTCCCTTGGCAaacaggtcaataaccagggagcatagatttaaagcaattggtagaaggattagaggggagttgaggtgaTAATTCTtttacccagaaggtggtgggggtctggaactcaatgcctgaaaggatggtagaggcagaagccctcatcactttaaaaaagtactttgatatgcacttgaaagccgtaatctacagggctacggaccaagagctggaaagtgggattatgctgaatagctctttttcggccaacacagacacgatgggccgaatggcttccttctgtgccgtacatttctaTATGATTCTGTGTACAGATTATTTTGTATCGGCTCACACCCGCGCGGAATTGAGGCAGGGCCAGTGTTTTTGTTGTAATTGTTAGATTCAGATGCTGGAAAGCCACATAAATATAAATACAGAGGCAGATATTGTGAACTGGACTGTATATGAAGaataatttatttttatttctgAGTGCTACCGAAAGAATATGTGCTTCAATTATGGAAATATTTTAGAAGTTTTGGAAGAACATTGAAACATAGCTCCTTAGACCTATCCAAGACTATTAAATAATGTCAGTCACTTCAAAATGTTTTTTCAACGTTTTTGGAGTTTACTTAATTCAAAAGTTAACATTGGTTGAGCGAGTAAGTTAACTCAAGTAACAAATCAAGCCAGGGCGTTGTGTTTCTGATCGAGAAAACTGGATTAGGCAGTCTGTACATATTCGTAATATAACCAACTTTACTCGGATAGACATTAATGGATCGATTGAAATGTAATTAAATATGTTTATAATAGACTTCCATGAAATAAAAAAATATAAAAGCGGGACAATAAGCAACAATAGGCAAAATAGTTGGATTGAGGGGAATCATGGAATTGCAGCATGTATAAACCATGGCTAGAATATGTTAGAATGCGTTTTTGCGCAGATTATAATTCTCCTAcacatttatggaatgatgtgcgttTGGACTTCAAAGCATACGCTATTTTTAACCAACTCCTCACAAGTTATGATATCCATAGGTCTCATTGTATTGGC is a genomic window of Pristiophorus japonicus isolate sPriJap1 chromosome 4, sPriJap1.hap1, whole genome shotgun sequence containing:
- the LOC139261924 gene encoding uncharacterized protein: MGFNRKYWLIKWQLLYCVFPFCVLVSGQIRYSIPEELQLGAFVGNVASDLGLDVKELSARNFRIVPGPRKRYLDVNLNNGILFVKEKIDREQLCGSSLTCILPMEAVIENPLNVYRVEVAIRDVNDNAPSFPKSQIRLEISEVAATGARFPLECAHDPDVGTNSLQNYQLVGNQYFALDIETRNGDEKLPVLMLQRPLDREEVSSHRLELIAKDGGVPPRSSTAQIIIAVQDANDNSPVFSQSVSRVSLNENLLKGTLVIKLNATDLDDGSNGEIEYTFTRHTSAAVRELFGLDSKTGEIRVKGNLDYEENGAFEINVQAMDKGPTAVPVYCHVHVDIADVNDNSPEVLVTSLFSPVREDALPGTVIALISTTDKDSGENGQVRCQIPSDLPFKLNSPLKNYYKLLTREQLDRENISKHEVTITCSDSGSTPLSSNRSLQVEISDVNDNAPRFKQSSYTAYVTENNVVGASIFSVTASDPDFNQNARLSYSIPRQQVQGESVTTYLSINSVNGVIFSQRTFDYEELKSIQIQVQARDSGVPPLTSNVSVDVVILDQNDNAPVILHPLPEYGSTVMETLSRFAEPGYLVTKVSAIDADSGQNARLSYQILQATDPGLFTISPDTGEIWTIRGMVDKDATKQRLTIVVKDNGAPPLSASLSLSLSVVDGDTQLLSDVSSLTEDSGFASGLSYYLVISLGITSSIFLVVLIILAVKVHKSRTGLGLYSCCCCKSKNSLNGIQKASRNIQIPPNYVEVFGGDPLSQSFRYETYSTLDSTKRDSAFPHMCNSAALTYHVRGEYIEKGKSPQTSPSTNYRNIVNSEAGASLPALRNAVYCDWLKTNVAPFANQKLNGIIEQRCDVLKQLECFVLAMGFDEIYCLLKWQLLFCSWNLVSGQIRYSVPEELQLGAFVGNLAADLGLDVKQLSARNFRIVPGPRKQHFGVNLDNGILLVKEKIDRELLCGSSLGCGLTLEAVIDEPLNVYHVEVEIQDINDNAPHFPKGQFRLEISELAAPGARFPLESAYDPDVGTNSLQSYQLAPNQYFELDVQSRSEDGKLPVLVMERPLDREQQPTLQLLLTATDGGIPGRSGTAQIIIQVLDANDNMPTFSQSLYRVSLLENVPTGTLVVKVKATDLDEGSNGEIVYAFGSHASVKVRELFSVDHKTGEIRVKEHLDFETAKELEISVQAVDKGSFSVPVYCDVLVKIVDVNDNAPEVAVTSLSSSVPENVLPGTVIALISVTDSDVGENGNIHCQIPNSLPFKLDSTFKNYYRLLTRDLLDREMVSQYGITITCTDAGSPALTTNKNIQLKISDINDSAPRFSQTSYTAYVTENNAIGRSIYTVSAFDADLNQNAKLSYSILKTLSGDVPASDWLSINSDSGIISAERSFDYEELKRFQIQVQAVDAGVPPMSSRVSVDVVILDQNDNAPVILSPRPEYDSTAVETVSRSAEPGYLVTKVSAEDADSGPNARLSYQLAQATDSGLFTIAPDTGEIWTIRGVVDRDVTKQRLVILVKDNGIPPLTATINIILTFADSDAEILSEASSLSEDLGFPSDVSLYLVIALGTISTVFLVILVVLAVKVHRSRDIFNRHSCSLDRCCCLGSTHQHGIQKASINLQIPPNYVEVFGRDPLSQNFCYEVCSTSDKNSGNTFDSKSNPQRATASQMTLM